The following coding sequences lie in one Oncorhynchus nerka isolate Pitt River linkage group LG14, Oner_Uvic_2.0, whole genome shotgun sequence genomic window:
- the msantd4 gene encoding myb/SANT-like DNA-binding domain-containing protein 4, translating into MMSFSISESLCKTTVSPSLSPSLLDLSLSPSACAPLLTARLDFLQMKHLKRKRKSNYSVRETQTLIREIHKRRDVLFSRQQNTAINELKRRAWEEVAGGVNALGEGELRTASEVKRRYLDWRSLMKRKQLRAELSLSTGLKAEYDPSSPEHDASLGSGDQSLDLSGFPKESQCDWQDLADLGEPSGHSMSTEVKLEEEANGYRLEGDSGEGEGEDDDCFPSLLPDMGERDGRIPEVFSHIDEFGMLSASKGAAAASMNRDLSSTGLGGLGFAGLGLANHESAGLLVALEKQRLAVETERLAVERERLLLEKERLSQSEVEKERLQLEKERLQLEKERLQLEKERLRVLLMNQSERATAPPQQSPPSSSTPTTTSSSAVDGQNERKENKPWLSMIDLEGERLRLEKERLQLEKERLQFFKFESGRLQIERERLEVEKERIQLHQDQGR; encoded by the exons ATGATGTCCTTCTCCATTTCAGAGTCCCTCTGTAAGActactgtctctccatccctatctccatccctccttgatctctctctctcgccatctgcCTGTGCACCTCTCCTGACCGCCAGGCTGGATTTCCTGCAAATGAAACacctgaagaggaagaggaagagtaaCTACAGCGTTCGTGAGACGCAGACGCTGATCCGGGAGATCCACAAGCGACGAGACGTGCTGTTCTCCCGCCAGCAGAACACCGCCATCAACGAGTTGAAGAGACGAGCCTGGGAGGAGGTAGCAGGAGGCGTCAACGCACTGGGAGAGGGTGAACTACGCACAGCttcagag GTGAAGCGGCGTTACCTGGACTGGCGGTCGCTAATGAAGAGGAAGCAGCTCCGTGCGGAGCTGTCTCTCTCCACAGGGCTGAAGGCAGAGTATGATCCGTCCTCCCCTGAACACGACGCCTCACTGGGTTCAGGGGACCAGTCGCTCGACCTCTCTGGCTTTCCCAAGGAGTCCCAGTGCGACTGGCAGGACCTGGCGGATCTTGGAGAGCCCAGCGGACACTCGATGTCTACGGAGGTTAAGCTGGAGGAGGAGGCCAATGGATACAGG ctggAGGGTGATAGTggtgagggtgagggagaggatgATGATTGTTTCCCCTCCCTCCTACCCGACATGGGAGAGCGAGATGGACGTATCCCTGAAGTATTTTCACACATTGATGAGTTCGGAATGCTCAGCGCATCAAAGGGGGCGGCGGCGGCCTCAATGAATCGGGACCTCTCATCGACCGGCCTGGGTGGACTGGGCTTTGCTGGCTTAGGACTAGCCAATCACGAGAGTGCGGGACTTCTGGTTGCCTTGGAGAAGCAGCGTCTGGCTGTGGAAACGGAGCGGCtagcggtggagagagagagactcctacTGGAGAAGGAAAGACTGAGTCAGtcggaggtggagaaagagagattgcagctggagaaagagagattgcagctggagaaagagagattgcAGCTGGAGAAGGAGAGACTTCGGGTGTTGCTCATGAACCAATCAGAACGGGCCACAGCTCCCCCCCAGCAaagccctccctcttcctccacccctaccaccacctctTCCTCTGCTGTGGATGGACAGAATGAGAGAAAGGAGAATAAACCCTGGCTTTCTATGATAGATCTGGAGGGTGAGAGACTGAGGCTGGAGAAGGAGCGACTgcagttagagaaagagaggctgCAGTTCTTTAAGTTTGAGTCTGGACGACTGCAGATCGAGCGGGAGAGACtagaggtggagaaggagagaatcCAGCTTCACCAGGATCAGGGTCGCTGA